One genomic window of Streptomyces sp. NBC_00237 includes the following:
- a CDS encoding adenosylmethionine--8-amino-7-oxononanoate transaminase: MPDRSLSPTELLRLDKEHVWHPYGPMPGRAEPLLVESASGVRLRLARPAFGQTELIDGMSSWWSAIHGYNHPVLNEAARGQLDRMSHVMFGGLTHEPGVRLAAKLVEITPEPLRHVFLCDSGSVSVEVAVKMCLQHWRSVGRPAKQRLLTWRGGYHGDTWQPMSVCDPDGGMHGLWQGVLPQQLFVPEPPAAYEESYAELLRETIARHADELAAVIVEPVVQGAGGMRFHAPEYLRVLREACDAHDVLLVFDEIATGFGRTGTLFAAEQAAVSPDVMCLGKALTGGYLTMAATLCTARVADGISRGEVPVLAHGPTFMANPLAAAVACASIELLLSQDWQAEVKRLEAGLWDGLAPARELPGVREVRVLGGIGVVQLDHAVSMEAATEAAAREGVWVRPFRDLVYVMPPYVTGDADLARIGRGVCAAAGAG; encoded by the coding sequence ATGCCTGACCGCTCCCTCTCCCCCACCGAGCTCCTGCGTCTGGACAAGGAGCACGTCTGGCACCCGTACGGTCCGATGCCGGGACGCGCGGAACCCCTGCTCGTGGAATCGGCGTCCGGCGTACGCCTGCGCCTGGCCCGACCCGCCTTCGGGCAGACCGAGTTGATCGACGGCATGTCCTCGTGGTGGTCGGCGATCCACGGCTACAACCACCCCGTCCTGAACGAGGCGGCGCGCGGCCAGCTCGACCGGATGAGCCACGTCATGTTCGGCGGGCTCACCCACGAGCCGGGCGTACGGCTGGCCGCGAAGCTGGTGGAGATCACCCCGGAGCCCCTGCGGCACGTCTTCCTCTGCGACTCGGGCTCGGTGTCGGTCGAGGTCGCCGTGAAGATGTGCCTCCAGCACTGGCGCTCGGTGGGCCGTCCCGCCAAGCAGCGCCTGCTGACCTGGCGCGGCGGCTACCACGGGGACACCTGGCAGCCGATGTCGGTGTGCGACCCGGATGGCGGGATGCACGGGCTGTGGCAGGGGGTGCTGCCGCAGCAGCTCTTCGTCCCGGAGCCTCCGGCGGCGTACGAGGAGTCGTACGCGGAGCTGTTGCGCGAGACGATCGCCCGGCACGCGGACGAGCTGGCCGCGGTGATCGTGGAGCCGGTGGTGCAGGGAGCGGGCGGGATGCGCTTCCACGCGCCCGAGTACCTGCGGGTGCTGCGGGAGGCGTGCGACGCGCATGACGTGCTGCTCGTCTTCGACGAGATCGCGACCGGGTTCGGGCGCACGGGGACCCTCTTCGCCGCGGAGCAGGCGGCGGTCTCGCCGGACGTGATGTGTCTGGGGAAGGCGCTGACCGGCGGGTATCTGACGATGGCGGCCACGCTGTGCACGGCGAGGGTGGCGGACGGGATCTCGCGGGGCGAGGTGCCGGTACTGGCGCACGGGCCGACGTTCATGGCGAACCCGCTGGCGGCGGCGGTGGCGTGTGCCTCGATCGAGCTGCTGCTGTCGCAGGACTGGCAGGCGGAAGTGAAGAGGCTGGAGGCGGGGCTGTGGGACGGGCTCGCTCCGGCGCGGGAGCTGCCGGGGGTGCGGGAGGTGCGTGTGCTCGGCGGGATCGGCGTCGTGCAGCTCGACCACGCGGTGTCGATGGAGGCCGCGACGGAGGCGGCGGCGCGGGAAGGGGTGTGGGTGCGGCCGTTCCGGGACCTGGTGTACGTGATGCCCCCGTACGTCACCGGGGACGCGGACCTTGCCCGGATCGGGCGGGGGGTCTGTGCGGCGGCGGGGGCGGGATGA
- the bioB gene encoding biotin synthase BioB, which translates to MDLLNTLVEKGLRRELPTREEALAVLATTDDDLLDVVAAAGKVRRQWFGRRVKLNYLVNLKSGLCPEDCSYCSQRLGSKAEILKYTWLKADEASKAAAAGVAGGAKRVCLVASGRGPTDRDVDRVSKTIEAIKEQNEGVEVCACLGLLSEGQAERLRSAGADAYNHNLNTSEATYGDITTTHTYADRVETVQQAQAAGLSACSGLIAGMGESDADLVDVVFSLRELDPDSVPVNFLIPFEGTPLAKEWNLTPQRALRILAMVRFVCPDVEVRLAGGREVHLRTMQPLALHLVNSIFLGDYLTSEGQAGQADLEMIADAGFEVEGTDTTTLPGHRATAGGGCGSGASADAEGGGVCGSVCGTSEPDATVPAAREEARTDLVSVRRRGAGTDLAPNA; encoded by the coding sequence ATGGACCTGCTGAACACTCTCGTGGAGAAGGGGCTGCGGCGCGAGCTGCCGACCCGTGAAGAAGCACTCGCCGTACTGGCGACGACCGACGACGACCTGCTCGACGTGGTGGCGGCGGCGGGCAAGGTGCGCCGCCAGTGGTTCGGTCGGCGGGTGAAGCTCAACTACCTCGTCAACCTGAAGTCGGGGCTGTGCCCCGAGGACTGCTCGTACTGCTCGCAGCGGCTCGGTTCCAAGGCCGAGATCCTCAAGTACACCTGGCTGAAGGCCGACGAGGCGTCGAAGGCGGCGGCGGCCGGGGTCGCGGGCGGCGCGAAGCGGGTCTGCCTGGTGGCGAGCGGGCGCGGTCCGACCGACAGGGACGTGGACCGGGTCTCGAAGACCATCGAGGCGATCAAGGAGCAGAACGAGGGCGTCGAGGTCTGCGCCTGCCTCGGCCTGCTCTCCGAGGGCCAGGCCGAGCGCCTGCGGTCCGCGGGCGCGGACGCGTACAACCACAACCTCAACACCTCCGAGGCGACGTACGGCGACATCACCACCACCCACACCTACGCGGACCGCGTGGAGACCGTCCAGCAGGCGCAGGCGGCGGGTCTGTCCGCCTGTTCCGGGCTGATCGCGGGCATGGGCGAGTCCGACGCGGACCTGGTCGACGTGGTCTTCTCGCTGCGCGAACTCGACCCGGACTCCGTCCCGGTGAACTTCCTGATCCCCTTCGAGGGCACCCCCCTCGCCAAGGAGTGGAACCTCACCCCGCAGCGGGCGCTGCGCATCCTGGCGATGGTCCGGTTCGTCTGCCCGGACGTGGAGGTCCGGCTCGCGGGCGGCCGCGAGGTCCACCTGCGCACGATGCAGCCGCTCGCCCTGCACCTGGTCAACTCCATCTTCCTGGGCGACTACCTGACCAGCGAGGGCCAGGCAGGACAGGCGGACCTGGAGATGATCGCGGACGCGGGCTTCGAGGTGGAGGGCACGGACACGACGACGCTGCCGGGGCATCGGGCCACGGCGGGCGGCGGATGCGGTTCCGGCGCCTCGGCCGATGCCGAGGGGGGCGGCGTCTGCGGGTCGGTGTGCGGTACGTCCGAGCCGGACGCCACCGTTCCAGCCGCGCGCGAGGAGGCCCGTACGGATCTCGTGTCGGTGCGCCGCCGGGGCGCGGGAACGGACCTCGCGCCCAATGCCTGA
- a CDS encoding 8-amino-7-oxononanoate synthase, with product MPQRPTTPFGRLAEEAGRRERAGLVRTLRPRPADSPLLDLASNDYLGLTRHPEVTAAAAEAARRWGAGATGSRLVTGSTELHAELERELAEFTGFEAALVLSSGYAANLAALTALTARGSLIVSDAGNHASIVDGCRLSRAETAVAAHTDPAAVRKCLDGHPGEALVVTDSVFSVDGDAAPLEEIADVVREFGAALVVDDAHGLGVLGDGGRGAPHAAGLAGAPDVVATVTLSKSLGSQGGAVLGPAHVIDHLVNAARTFIFDTGLAPAAVGGALASLRLLRREPGRAARAREVARSLHRQLTDAGLVAARPDAAVVSVRAPAADAALRWAADCRTEGLGVGCFRPPSVPDGISRLRLTARADLDEAQIAGAVDVIVRTAPAS from the coding sequence ATGCCCCAGCGTCCCACCACCCCCTTCGGACGGCTCGCGGAGGAGGCCGGACGCCGGGAGCGCGCCGGGCTCGTCAGGACGCTGCGGCCACGGCCTGCCGACAGCCCCCTGCTCGACCTCGCGAGCAACGACTACCTCGGGCTCACCCGCCACCCCGAGGTCACCGCAGCCGCCGCCGAGGCCGCCCGCCGCTGGGGCGCGGGCGCCACCGGGTCACGGCTGGTCACCGGAAGCACCGAACTGCACGCCGAACTGGAGCGGGAACTCGCCGAGTTCACCGGCTTCGAGGCGGCCCTCGTCCTGTCCTCCGGGTACGCGGCCAACCTCGCGGCGCTCACCGCCCTCACCGCGCGCGGCTCCCTGATCGTCTCCGACGCGGGCAACCACGCCTCGATCGTGGACGGTTGCCGCCTCTCCCGGGCCGAGACCGCCGTCGCGGCACACACCGACCCCGCTGCCGTACGCAAGTGTCTGGACGGGCACCCGGGGGAGGCCCTGGTGGTCACCGACTCCGTCTTCTCGGTCGACGGCGACGCGGCTCCGCTGGAGGAAATCGCCGACGTGGTACGGGAGTTCGGTGCGGCGCTCGTCGTCGACGACGCGCACGGTCTGGGCGTACTCGGTGACGGTGGGCGCGGCGCGCCGCACGCGGCGGGTCTCGCGGGAGCCCCGGACGTCGTCGCGACCGTCACCCTGTCGAAGTCGCTCGGCAGCCAGGGCGGCGCGGTGCTGGGGCCCGCGCACGTCATCGACCACCTGGTGAACGCCGCCCGCACCTTCATCTTCGACACCGGGCTCGCCCCGGCCGCCGTCGGCGGGGCCCTCGCGAGCCTGCGGCTGCTGCGCCGCGAACCCGGCCGGGCGGCGCGGGCGCGCGAAGTGGCGCGTTCCCTGCACCGGCAACTGACGGACGCCGGTCTCGTCGCCGCCAGGCCCGACGCGGCCGTGGTCTCCGTACGGGCACCCGCGGCGGACGCCGCGCTGCGCTGGGCGGCCGACTGCCGCACCGAGGGGCTGGGGGTCGGGTGCTTCAGGCCGCCGTCCGTTCCCGACGGCATCTCGCGGCTGCGGCTCACCGCGCGGGCCGACCTCGACGAGGCACAGATCGCGGGTGCGGTGGACGTCATCGTCCGTACCGCACCCGCCAGTTGA
- a CDS encoding DUF397 domain-containing protein — MSPHLPVVLSGSLLPDAAWRRSSHSAGMNNCVETAPTPGGLRAVRDSKRTTLPALLFTSHAWARFVGAVREEAL; from the coding sequence ATGTCCCCACACCTCCCAGTCGTACTTTCCGGCTCGCTTCTGCCCGACGCAGCGTGGCGTCGCAGCAGTCACAGCGCAGGCATGAACAACTGCGTGGAAACCGCTCCGACCCCCGGCGGCCTGCGGGCCGTCCGGGACTCGAAGCGCACCACCCTGCCCGCTCTCCTGTTCACCTCCCACGCATGGGCGCGCTTCGTCGGCGCCGTGCGCGAAGAGGCCCTCTGA
- a CDS encoding helix-turn-helix transcriptional regulator — MRHGPAVRRRKLGEELRRLRDRAGLTSPEAARLVGWHQSKVSRIETGRSGVKPDDVARLLEVYDVRDPQLRRLLAALAETAGESGTQWWHSYRGLLPSQYRDFISLESQASSARNLETSVVPGLLQTPGYAREVTRAMLPNLSVKKIETLVEVRLARQEVLRSQEPLVLRAVLDEAVLRRQVGGGRGMKEQIRHLLEAIELPNVRLQVIPFAVGAHTGITGSFVIFSFPNIADLDVVVIDHLASSLSLERKEDLAEYSAAFRKIQEQALSPQDSLELIADIEGGS, encoded by the coding sequence ATGCGCCACGGACCCGCGGTACGCCGCCGCAAGCTCGGGGAGGAACTGCGCAGACTGCGCGACAGGGCGGGGCTCACCAGTCCGGAAGCCGCGCGCCTCGTCGGCTGGCACCAGTCGAAGGTGAGCCGCATCGAGACCGGGCGCAGCGGCGTCAAGCCCGACGACGTGGCCCGGCTGCTGGAGGTGTACGACGTCCGGGACCCCCAACTGCGCCGTCTGCTCGCGGCGTTGGCGGAGACGGCCGGAGAGTCGGGGACCCAGTGGTGGCACTCCTACCGGGGGCTGCTGCCCTCCCAGTACCGGGACTTCATCTCCCTGGAGTCCCAGGCGTCCTCGGCACGCAACCTGGAGACCTCGGTGGTGCCGGGGCTCCTCCAGACGCCGGGCTACGCGCGCGAGGTGACGCGGGCGATGCTGCCGAACCTGTCGGTGAAGAAGATCGAAACGCTGGTGGAGGTGCGGCTGGCCCGACAGGAAGTACTGCGTTCGCAGGAGCCGTTGGTACTGAGGGCGGTGCTGGACGAGGCGGTGCTGCGCAGGCAGGTGGGCGGCGGACGCGGGATGAAGGAACAGATCCGGCACTTGCTGGAGGCAATTGAATTGCCGAACGTCCGGTTACAGGTGATTCCCTTTGCGGTGGGTGCGCACACGGGTATCACGGGTTCTTTCGTTATCTTCTCCTTTCCGAACATTGCCGATCTGGATGTGGTTGTTATCGACCATTTGGCGAGTAGCCTCTCCCTGGAACGGAAAGAAGACCTTGCGGAATACTCGGCGGCATTCCGCAAGATCCAGGAACAGGCCCTGTCCCCGCAGGACTCGCTGGAGCTGATCGCCGACATCGAAGGCGGTTCCTGA
- a CDS encoding ATP-binding protein, which produces MADHQEVSVTLPSDPASVSTARKYVAEVLAEWGLSADSDAADTVRLIVSELATNAVQHTFGQSPTFTVDVQLERDERLRVGVTDSHPRWPQRLPAAVQQDNGRGMVIIRSLVAECGGRLSVTPTAEGGKTVWIALPWTVPVQR; this is translated from the coding sequence ATGGCAGACCACCAGGAAGTATCCGTCACCCTGCCGAGCGATCCCGCCTCGGTGTCCACGGCCCGGAAGTACGTCGCCGAAGTCCTCGCCGAATGGGGCCTGTCGGCGGACTCCGATGCCGCCGACACCGTACGGCTGATCGTCTCGGAGCTGGCGACCAACGCCGTGCAGCACACCTTCGGCCAGTCGCCCACCTTCACGGTGGACGTCCAGTTGGAGCGGGACGAGCGACTGCGCGTCGGCGTCACCGACAGTCATCCACGCTGGCCCCAACGGCTGCCCGCCGCCGTCCAGCAGGACAACGGCCGAGGCATGGTCATCATCCGCTCGCTCGTCGCCGAGTGCGGCGGCCGTCTGTCCGTCACACCCACCGCCGAGGGCGGCAAGACGGTGTGGATCGCGCTGCCGTGGACCGTGCCCGTGCAGAGATGA
- a CDS encoding C40 family peptidase has translation MLVRASTASVLTLAVVGGGLIVPGAASEAEAATLATKALNIAASKRGAPYKFGATGPNRFDCSGLTLYSFKRAGKTLPRTAQSQYNKTRHISASQRQRGDLVFFHRGRSVYHVGIYAGSNKIWHSPRRGTVVRLERIWTKSVWYGRVK, from the coding sequence CTGCTCGTCAGGGCGTCCACCGCGTCCGTCCTCACTCTCGCGGTGGTGGGCGGCGGTCTGATCGTCCCCGGGGCGGCCTCCGAGGCCGAGGCCGCGACGCTCGCCACGAAAGCGCTCAACATCGCCGCCTCGAAGCGCGGCGCCCCCTACAAGTTCGGCGCCACCGGACCGAACAGGTTCGACTGTTCGGGGCTGACGCTCTACTCCTTCAAGCGCGCCGGGAAGACCCTGCCGCGCACCGCGCAGTCGCAGTACAACAAGACCCGGCACATCTCCGCCTCCCAACGCCAGCGCGGCGACCTGGTCTTCTTCCACCGCGGCCGCAGCGTCTACCACGTCGGCATCTACGCCGGGTCGAACAAGATCTGGCACTCGCCGAGGCGGGGCACGGTCGTACGGCTGGAGCGGATCTGGACGAAGAGCGTGTGGTACGGCCGGGTGAAGTGA
- a CDS encoding ATP-dependent Clp protease proteolytic subunit, whose protein sequence is MPGPSARYVLPSFTERTSTGTRTLDPYSKMLGERIVFLGTPVDDASANDIAAQFMYLEHDAPDRDISLYINSPGGSYTAMSALYDTLQFVTCDVETICLGQALDAAAVLLAAGTPGKRFALPGARITLSQPALDEPAQGQPSDLEIQARELVRLRTMTAGMLARHTGRPAEQVEADFDRTKVLDATAAREYGLVDRIIASRKAAMAPAEG, encoded by the coding sequence CTGCCCGGGCCGTCCGCCCGCTACGTCCTGCCGTCCTTCACCGAGCGCACCAGTACGGGCACCCGCACTCTCGACCCGTACTCGAAGATGCTCGGCGAGCGCATCGTCTTCCTCGGCACGCCCGTGGACGACGCCTCGGCCAACGACATCGCCGCGCAGTTCATGTACCTGGAGCACGACGCCCCCGACCGGGACATCTCGCTGTACATCAACTCCCCCGGCGGCTCGTACACCGCGATGTCCGCCCTCTACGACACTCTCCAGTTCGTCACCTGCGACGTGGAGACCATCTGTCTCGGGCAGGCGCTGGACGCCGCGGCCGTGCTGCTCGCGGCGGGGACCCCCGGCAAGCGGTTCGCGCTGCCCGGGGCCCGGATCACGCTCAGCCAGCCCGCGCTGGACGAACCCGCCCAGGGGCAGCCGTCGGACCTGGAGATCCAGGCCCGGGAACTCGTACGGCTGCGCACGATGACGGCGGGGATGCTGGCCCGGCACACGGGGCGGCCCGCCGAGCAGGTCGAGGCGGACTTCGACCGGACGAAGGTGCTCGACGCGACGGCGGCCCGGGAGTACGGCCTCGTGGACCGCATCATCGCGAGCCGCAAGGCCGCCATGGCGCCCGCCGAGGGGTGA
- a CDS encoding type II toxin-antitoxin system Phd/YefM family antitoxin, whose protein sequence is MTYEIPVTQARAELADLINRVVYGGERVVVTRHGKPLVALVSAADLERLESEPEPVAEEQVISSVSSLGTSLSAPGERGRFGIAAEHRGEEPR, encoded by the coding sequence ATGACCTACGAGATTCCTGTGACGCAAGCCCGCGCAGAGCTAGCCGACCTGATCAACCGCGTCGTATACGGCGGCGAGCGGGTGGTCGTGACGCGCCACGGGAAGCCCCTCGTCGCCCTCGTTTCGGCCGCTGACCTGGAGCGACTGGAGAGCGAACCGGAACCCGTCGCCGAGGAGCAGGTGATCAGCTCCGTGTCGTCCCTGGGGACCTCGCTGTCCGCTCCCGGCGAACGCGGCCGCTTCGGCATCGCCGCCGAGCACCGGGGCGAGGAGCCGCGCTGA
- a CDS encoding urease subunit gamma — MQLSPHEQERLLIHVAADVAEKRRARGVRLNHPEAVALITSHILEGARDGHTVAQLMSTGRKVLHRDEVMDGIPEMIHDVQVEATFPDGTKLVTVHEPIQ; from the coding sequence GTGCAGCTGTCCCCGCACGAGCAGGAGCGCCTGCTCATCCATGTGGCCGCGGACGTGGCCGAGAAGCGCCGGGCGCGCGGGGTGAGGCTCAATCACCCCGAGGCGGTCGCTCTCATCACCTCGCACATCCTCGAAGGCGCCCGCGACGGCCACACCGTGGCCCAGCTGATGTCCACCGGGCGCAAGGTGCTGCACCGCGACGAGGTCATGGACGGCATCCCGGAGATGATCCACGACGTGCAGGTCGAGGCCACCTTCCCGGACGGCACCAAGCTCGTCACCGTGCACGAGCCGATCCAGTGA
- a CDS encoding urease subunit beta codes for MPQDAIPGAPVSRPVVPGEILYGEGPVLFNEGRPVTRITVLNAADRPVQVGSHYHFAEANPGLAFDRAAARGLRLNIAAGTAVRFEPGIPVDVELVPLGGRRVVAGLRGEIGGALDV; via the coding sequence GTGCCGCAGGACGCGATTCCGGGAGCGCCCGTTTCCCGGCCGGTCGTCCCCGGAGAGATCCTCTACGGCGAAGGGCCGGTCCTCTTCAACGAGGGGCGCCCCGTCACCCGGATCACCGTGCTCAACGCCGCCGACCGGCCCGTCCAGGTCGGCTCCCACTACCACTTCGCCGAGGCCAACCCGGGCCTCGCCTTCGACCGCGCCGCCGCCCGCGGCCTGCGGCTGAACATCGCCGCCGGTACGGCCGTGCGCTTCGAGCCCGGCATCCCCGTCGACGTGGAACTCGTACCCCTGGGCGGGCGGCGCGTCGTCGCCGGGCTGCGCGGGGAGATCGGCGGTGCCCTCGATGTCTGA
- a CDS encoding urease subunit alpha, whose protein sequence is MSDRTHAGSTHPGIARPVYADLFGPTTGDRIRLADTDLLIEIEEDRSGGPGRAGEEAVFGGGKVIRESMGQARTTRAEGAPDTVITGVVILDHWGVVKADVGIRDGRITGIGKAGNPDTMDGVHPDLIIGPETEIIAGNGRIVTAGAIDAHVHFISPTVVDAALSSGITTLVGGGTGPAEGSKATTVTPGSWHLARMFAALEHYPVNIGLLGKGNTMSREAMHAQLRGGALGFKIHEDWGATPAVIDACLSVCDETGAQLAIHTDTLNEAGFVGDTLAAIAGRTVHAYHTEGAGGGHAPDIITVVSEPHVLPSSTNPTRPHTLNTLDEHLDMLMVCHHLNPAVPEDLAFAESRIRPSTIAAEDILHDLGAISIISSDSQAMGRVGEVILRTWQTAHVMKKRRGSLAGDGRADNHRARRYVAKYTINPAVAQGLGHEIGSVEPGKLADLVLWEPAFFGVKPLLVIKGGQIAYAQMGDANASIPTPQPILPRPMYGAIGLAPAANSFNFVAEAAIEDGIADRLGDRYGIRKSFAPITSTRGVTKADMRENDAMPRVEVDADTFTVTIDGDPVEPAPAAELPMAQRYFLF, encoded by the coding sequence ATGTCTGACCGTACGCACGCGGGCTCCACGCACCCCGGCATCGCGCGGCCCGTCTACGCCGACCTCTTCGGCCCCACCACCGGCGACCGCATCCGCCTGGCAGACACCGACCTGCTGATCGAGATCGAGGAGGACCGCTCCGGCGGGCCCGGACGCGCGGGCGAAGAGGCGGTGTTCGGCGGTGGCAAGGTCATCCGCGAGTCCATGGGCCAGGCCCGCACCACCCGCGCCGAAGGCGCTCCCGACACGGTCATCACCGGCGTCGTGATCCTCGACCACTGGGGCGTCGTCAAGGCCGACGTCGGCATCCGGGACGGACGCATCACCGGCATCGGCAAGGCCGGAAACCCCGACACCATGGACGGCGTCCACCCCGATCTGATCATCGGTCCCGAAACCGAGATCATCGCGGGCAACGGCCGCATCGTCACCGCCGGAGCCATCGACGCCCACGTCCACTTCATCTCCCCGACCGTCGTCGACGCGGCCCTCTCCTCCGGCATCACCACCCTCGTCGGCGGCGGCACGGGACCCGCCGAAGGCTCGAAGGCGACGACCGTCACTCCCGGCAGCTGGCACCTCGCCCGGATGTTCGCCGCGCTGGAGCACTACCCCGTCAACATCGGCCTCCTCGGCAAGGGCAACACGATGTCCCGCGAGGCCATGCACGCCCAACTCCGGGGCGGTGCACTCGGCTTCAAGATCCACGAGGACTGGGGCGCGACCCCCGCCGTCATCGACGCCTGCCTGTCCGTCTGTGACGAGACCGGCGCCCAACTCGCCATCCACACCGACACGTTGAACGAGGCCGGGTTCGTCGGCGACACCCTCGCCGCCATCGCGGGCCGCACCGTCCACGCGTACCACACGGAGGGTGCGGGCGGCGGCCACGCACCGGACATCATCACCGTCGTCTCCGAGCCGCACGTCCTCCCCAGTTCCACCAACCCGACCCGTCCGCACACCCTCAACACCCTCGACGAACACCTCGACATGCTGATGGTGTGCCACCACCTCAACCCGGCGGTCCCCGAGGACCTGGCCTTCGCCGAGTCCCGCATCCGCCCCTCCACCATCGCGGCGGAGGACATCCTCCACGACCTCGGAGCGATCTCGATCATCTCCTCCGACTCGCAGGCCATGGGGCGCGTCGGCGAGGTCATCCTCCGCACCTGGCAGACCGCCCACGTCATGAAGAAGCGCCGGGGCTCCCTGGCGGGCGACGGCCGCGCCGACAACCACCGGGCCCGCCGCTACGTCGCCAAGTACACGATCAACCCCGCCGTCGCGCAGGGCCTCGGCCACGAGATCGGCTCGGTCGAGCCCGGCAAGCTCGCCGACCTGGTCCTCTGGGAGCCCGCCTTCTTCGGCGTCAAGCCGCTGCTCGTCATCAAGGGCGGCCAGATCGCCTACGCGCAGATGGGCGACGCCAACGCCTCGATCCCCACCCCGCAACCCATCCTGCCCCGCCCGATGTACGGGGCGATCGGCCTCGCCCCCGCCGCGAACTCCTTCAACTTCGTCGCCGAGGCCGCCATCGAGGACGGCATCGCCGATCGCCTCGGCGACCGCTACGGCATCCGCAAGTCCTTCGCGCCGATCACCAGCACCCGTGGGGTCACCAAGGCGGACATGCGCGAGAACGACGCGATGCCGAGGGTGGAGGTCGACGCGGACACCTTCACGGTGACCATCGACGGCGACCCGGTGGAGCCGGCCCCGGCCGCCGAACTGCCCATGGCCCAGCGCTACTTCCTGTTCTGA
- a CDS encoding urease accessory protein UreF encodes MSSSRAPDGPAPRAAGSRAALLVLADGRFPAGGHAHSGGAEAAVKAGRIKDHRDLAAFCRGRLHTAGLTAAGLAAGAALGLDPLELDEAADARTPSPALRTTARKLGRQLMRAARITWPSAELDALAAARPRGAHQPVVLGLAARAAGLGPEDAAHCAVYESVSGPATAVVRLLSLDPFQATGVLARLAPEMDQVAARAAEAAYRGVDALPAASAPLLDITAEAHAAWPVRLFAS; translated from the coding sequence GTGTCCTCTTCTCGCGCCCCCGACGGGCCCGCCCCCCGCGCCGCAGGCTCCCGTGCGGCCCTGCTCGTCCTGGCCGACGGGCGGTTTCCTGCCGGGGGGCATGCGCACTCCGGGGGAGCGGAGGCCGCCGTCAAGGCCGGGCGGATCAAGGATCACCGGGATCTCGCGGCCTTCTGCCGGGGGCGGCTGCACACCGCCGGGCTCACCGCCGCCGGACTGGCGGCGGGCGCCGCGCTCGGGCTCGACCCGCTGGAACTCGACGAGGCGGCCGACGCCCGCACCCCTTCGCCCGCCCTGCGCACCACCGCCCGCAAACTCGGGAGGCAGCTGATGCGGGCGGCACGGATCACCTGGCCGTCCGCGGAGCTCGACGCCCTCGCCGCCGCCCGGCCGCGCGGGGCACACCAGCCCGTCGTGCTCGGGCTCGCCGCCCGCGCCGCCGGGCTCGGGCCCGAGGACGCCGCGCACTGTGCCGTGTACGAGAGCGTCAGCGGCCCCGCCACCGCGGTCGTACGGCTGCTGAGCCTCGACCCGTTCCAGGCCACCGGCGTCCTCGCCCGGCTGGCCCCCGAGATGGACCAGGTCGCGGCGCGCGCCGCCGAGGCGGCGTACCGGGGTGTCGACGCCCTGCCCGCCGCCTCCGCCCCGCTCCTCGACATCACGGCGGAGGCACACGCGGCCTGGCCGGTCCGTCTCTTCGCCTCGTAG
- the ureG gene encoding urease accessory protein UreG, translating into MHLDHDHAYETAVSADAHRPDGTRRALRIGLGGPVGSGKTATVAALCRELRDTLSLAVVTNDIYTREDAEFLLRQAVLPPERIQAVETGACPHTAIRDDISANLEAVEDLEEAVGPLDLILVESGGDNLTATFSRGLVDAQIFVIDVAGGDDIPRKGGPGVTTADLLVINKTDLAPYVGSDLARMARDAKEQRGELPVAFTSLTTGEKVKPVADWVRAQLAAWTAPAPAAV; encoded by the coding sequence ATGCACCTCGACCACGACCACGCGTACGAAACCGCCGTCAGCGCCGACGCCCACCGCCCCGACGGCACCCGCCGCGCCCTGCGCATCGGGCTCGGCGGGCCGGTCGGCTCCGGCAAGACCGCGACCGTTGCCGCGCTCTGCCGCGAACTGCGCGACACCCTCTCCCTCGCCGTCGTGACGAACGACATCTACACTCGCGAGGACGCCGAATTCCTGCTCCGCCAGGCCGTGTTGCCGCCCGAACGCATCCAGGCGGTGGAGACCGGCGCCTGCCCGCACACCGCCATCCGCGACGACATCTCCGCCAATCTGGAGGCCGTCGAGGACCTGGAGGAGGCGGTCGGGCCGCTCGACCTGATCCTCGTGGAGTCCGGCGGCGACAACCTCACCGCCACCTTCTCCAGGGGCCTCGTGGACGCCCAGATCTTCGTCATCGACGTCGCGGGCGGCGACGACATCCCGCGCAAGGGCGGCCCCGGCGTCACCACCGCCGACCTCCTCGTCATCAACAAGACGGACCTCGCCCCGTACGTCGGCTCCGACCTGGCGCGGATGGCCCGCGACGCCAAGGAGCAGCGTGGTGAACTCCCCGTCGCCTTCACCTCGTTGACCACCGGCGAGAAGGTCAAGCCGGTCGCCGACTGGGTGCGCGCGCAGCTCGCCGCCTGGACCGCGCCCGCTCCTGCCGCCGTATGA